A DNA window from Ignavibacteriales bacterium contains the following coding sequences:
- a CDS encoding ROK family protein, whose protein sequence is MSVPKKFSIGVDLGATTVKAGIVALNGTIPDQISADAKAKDGPRAVIQQISFVIQELLGKRKISECIGIGIGAPGIISAIDGTVNHPPNFSDWIQVDVAKEIRKKFKIPVAIENDANCAAIAEARYGAGIEFKDFLFVIWGTGVGGGIIINRKIYRGPKGGAGEIGHVSIDYNGRLCNCGNRGCIESYIGQKYLSQRTKEIIHGSEKSNNINHLEKLIGGDFSKLEPAIISQAAEMGDQIAIDVMEEAGELLGCALASVMNVLDLDVAVIGGGISAAPAFVYEAIIKSVRARVLKPHKGNVRVIRAKLENTAGIVGAASLVM, encoded by the coding sequence ATGAGTGTACCGAAAAAATTTTCGATAGGCGTTGATCTGGGAGCCACAACCGTTAAAGCAGGGATTGTTGCGCTGAATGGAACGATCCCCGATCAGATTTCTGCCGACGCGAAGGCAAAAGACGGACCACGAGCAGTTATACAACAAATTTCTTTCGTGATTCAGGAATTGCTTGGGAAACGAAAAATATCCGAGTGTATCGGAATCGGAATAGGCGCGCCGGGTATAATTTCTGCTATCGATGGGACGGTGAATCATCCCCCGAACTTCAGCGACTGGATACAGGTTGATGTTGCAAAAGAGATCAGAAAAAAATTCAAGATTCCTGTCGCTATAGAAAACGACGCGAATTGTGCGGCGATAGCCGAAGCGCGATACGGAGCCGGTATTGAGTTTAAAGATTTTTTATTCGTTATCTGGGGAACAGGTGTGGGCGGTGGAATTATCATTAACCGGAAAATTTACCGCGGACCAAAAGGCGGAGCGGGGGAAATAGGTCACGTTTCCATCGATTATAACGGACGGTTGTGTAATTGCGGCAATCGAGGTTGCATAGAAAGTTATATCGGGCAGAAATATCTTTCTCAACGAACGAAAGAAATAATACACGGATCCGAGAAGAGCAACAATATTAACCATCTCGAAAAATTAATCGGCGGAGATTTTAGCAAACTTGAACCTGCCATAATATCACAGGCGGCAGAAATGGGCGATCAGATTGCCATAGATGTTATGGAAGAAGCAGGCGAGCTGCTCGGGTGCGCATTGGCATCGGTAATGAATGTGCTCGATCTCGATGTTGCTGTGATCGGCGGCGGGATATCGGCGGCACCGGCGTTCGTTTACGAAGCTATTATTAAGAGTGTTCGCGCAAGGGTGTTAAAACCGCACAAAGGAAATGTCCGAGTGATTCGCGCGAAATTAGAAAACACAGCCGGCATTGTTGGCGCGGCAAGTTTGGTGATGTAA
- a CDS encoding LPS-assembly protein LptD, with the protein MRFIFLLIFFLSFVFPLRGENFAWLDSVIVKSDSVKADTTTTRDTTSTSGIDTVVIYSAVDSIVYTPDSKTMTLYSKSDIKYKDMDLAAEIIDIDWDTSTLTANGVVDSADTSGRMLGGAPVMKDRGEAYEGKEIGYNFKTKRGRIVVADTKMAEGFYHGEKIKKLGKDVLFVEDGRYTTCDRKDPDYYFYSQKMKVTMQDKVIAEPIYMYIEDVPVFWFPVAVFPNKGGRRSGIIPPAIAEDATHGRLLRGLGYYWAMNDYMDLSATSDLYSKGSWALFSNFSYNLRYQFSGGLSGEYRKMLEGESSDPNRKKVTSYNFRITHHQEIDPTSRFDVNFTFASNNSYRNTIDLNQALNQEITSNATISKSWEGTPNSISINASRRQNLLNGNINETLPSMSFNHSQSYPFRSSKKKSASADLSWYEMIGVNYHSNFSNFRSKTKQSVKGILQSVGGIDTLTSVDSYRLDHNYRLSQGASVSIAPKLGYFTISPSFNYSDERSLIKNRIPDSSQGTLINRTEEQWLRRGVLSTGVSINTKLYGIIQPQMLGVEAFRHTMTPSLSISYSKEIVGDKNQPKQMTANFGLGNNFEMKTIPESEGKEAEKIQLLNLSTGISYNFSADSLNFSPFSLNYRTSIGTLLDVGGSAGFDLYKLEQVRPGVYNKVNKYLIAEEGRLARMTNFSISLSTSLSGERLKGSSEQTDTTPPVVSTAAYRGLKRDLEDPDFSIPWNLSLSWDYSENKIPPGHSRSSNLRGNLDFNLTKNWKFSVSGGYDIVNKEIVVPQINVSRDLHCWSLNFSWVPIGMYRYYSFELRLKAPQLEDIKITKSGSASGIY; encoded by the coding sequence ATGCGATTTATCTTTCTTTTGATATTTTTTCTTTCTTTTGTCTTCCCTTTGCGCGGAGAAAATTTTGCATGGCTCGATTCCGTGATAGTTAAGTCCGACTCGGTTAAAGCCGATACAACAACCACACGTGACACAACATCGACATCCGGCATCGATACTGTCGTGATATATTCGGCAGTTGATTCCATAGTTTATACACCCGATTCGAAGACGATGACATTATATTCGAAGTCGGATATCAAATATAAAGATATGGATTTAGCTGCGGAGATTATCGACATTGATTGGGACACGTCGACGTTAACAGCGAACGGAGTTGTTGACAGCGCCGATACGAGCGGAAGGATGCTGGGCGGCGCTCCTGTTATGAAAGACCGCGGCGAAGCTTATGAGGGTAAAGAGATCGGTTATAATTTTAAAACCAAACGCGGAAGAATTGTTGTCGCTGATACCAAAATGGCCGAGGGATTTTATCACGGTGAGAAAATAAAGAAATTAGGGAAAGATGTTCTATTCGTCGAAGACGGCAGATACACTACATGCGATAGGAAAGATCCCGATTATTATTTTTATTCTCAAAAAATGAAAGTTACGATGCAGGATAAAGTTATAGCCGAACCGATATACATGTATATTGAAGACGTTCCGGTGTTCTGGTTTCCTGTGGCGGTTTTTCCGAATAAAGGCGGACGCAGGTCGGGCATTATTCCGCCGGCAATCGCAGAAGACGCGACGCACGGACGGTTATTAAGAGGCCTCGGATATTATTGGGCGATGAACGATTATATGGACTTAAGCGCCACATCCGATCTTTACTCAAAAGGCAGTTGGGCTTTATTCTCAAATTTTTCTTACAACCTCCGATATCAATTTTCAGGCGGACTTTCGGGTGAATACCGTAAGATGTTAGAAGGTGAATCGAGCGATCCGAATCGTAAAAAAGTTACATCATATAATTTTCGCATCACTCACCACCAGGAGATTGATCCAACATCCCGATTTGATGTCAATTTTACATTCGCCAGCAATAATTCGTATCGTAACACTATCGATTTGAATCAGGCGCTCAACCAGGAAATAACTTCGAACGCAACAATATCAAAATCGTGGGAAGGAACACCGAACAGCATCAGCATCAATGCCTCGCGCAGGCAAAATCTTTTAAACGGTAACATCAATGAGACTCTTCCATCGATGAGTTTCAATCACAGTCAAAGTTATCCGTTCAGATCATCGAAGAAAAAATCCGCGTCAGCCGATCTTTCCTGGTACGAGATGATTGGAGTAAATTACCACTCGAATTTTTCCAACTTTCGATCAAAAACAAAACAAAGTGTGAAAGGTATTCTGCAATCTGTTGGCGGCATTGACACGTTAACGAGTGTTGATAGTTACCGACTCGATCACAATTACCGATTGTCTCAGGGTGCGAGTGTCAGCATTGCACCGAAGTTAGGTTACTTCACAATTTCACCGTCGTTCAATTACAGTGATGAACGATCTTTGATTAAAAATAGAATCCCGGATAGTTCTCAAGGTACTCTCATTAATCGCACAGAAGAGCAATGGCTCAGGCGTGGAGTGTTATCGACAGGTGTTTCTATAAACACAAAGCTGTACGGAATAATACAACCGCAGATGCTGGGTGTGGAGGCATTTCGGCATACGATGACTCCCAGTTTGAGTATCAGCTACTCCAAAGAAATAGTGGGAGATAAAAATCAGCCGAAGCAGATGACTGCAAATTTTGGTCTGGGAAATAATTTTGAAATGAAAACAATTCCGGAATCGGAAGGTAAGGAAGCTGAAAAAATTCAGTTGTTGAATTTAAGCACCGGTATCTCATACAATTTTTCTGCCGATTCTTTGAACTTTTCTCCATTCAGTTTGAATTACAGAACGAGTATCGGAACACTCTTAGACGTTGGCGGTTCAGCCGGTTTCGATTTATATAAGTTAGAACAGGTGCGTCCGGGTGTTTATAACAAGGTGAATAAATACCTCATCGCGGAAGAAGGGCGGCTTGCGAGGATGACAAATTTCTCGATCAGTTTATCCACATCTCTTTCGGGCGAGCGATTAAAGGGAAGCTCCGAGCAAACAGATACAACTCCGCCTGTCGTATCCACTGCAGCGTACCGAGGTCTGAAACGAGATTTGGAAGATCCGGATTTCAGTATTCCGTGGAATCTTTCTTTATCGTGGGATTATTCGGAAAACAAAATTCCTCCGGGGCATTCGCGTTCATCTAACCTGCGCGGCAATCTTGATT
- a CDS encoding replication-associated recombination protein A: protein MELFEKTPPIKNSGSQNAFAPLAERMRPSSLHEFVGQSHLVGDDKPLRLLIERDETPSMIFWGPPGCGKTTLARIIAAQTKAEFHQLNAVSSGVQDVRKVIERATINKNRLNKKTILFIDEIHRFNKAQQDALLHSVEDGVLVLIGATTENPSFEVISPLLSRCLVYLLNPLSAEDLNSLIDSALKSDDKLKTLKIEIGKDERSQLMLLGGGDARIVLNGLETSIRLVKPEPDGRRILTTRHIEEAFQRRNLKYDKKGEEHYNIISAFIKSMRGCDPDGAVYWLARMLESGEDPKFIARRMIVLASEDIGNADPHALPLATSCFTAVDYIGMPEARIILSQTAIYLASAIKSNASYQAIESALEDVRKGVHGDVPLHLRNAPTELMKNLNYGKNYKYGHSFENHFTEQQYLPDELKDKKYYIPSDEGEEKQIKKRLNELWSKKQR from the coding sequence ATGGAATTATTTGAAAAAACTCCCCCGATAAAAAACTCCGGATCTCAAAATGCTTTCGCTCCGCTTGCCGAGCGGATGAGACCTTCTTCGCTTCACGAATTTGTTGGACAAAGCCATCTTGTTGGAGACGATAAACCGCTTCGGTTGTTGATCGAACGGGATGAAACACCATCGATGATTTTCTGGGGTCCGCCCGGTTGCGGTAAAACAACACTTGCCAGAATTATTGCCGCTCAAACCAAAGCCGAGTTTCATCAATTGAATGCGGTATCTTCGGGCGTTCAGGATGTGCGAAAAGTTATTGAGCGGGCGACAATAAACAAAAACCGTTTGAATAAAAAAACAATTTTGTTCATCGATGAAATACACCGGTTCAATAAAGCACAGCAAGACGCGTTACTGCACAGTGTTGAAGACGGAGTGCTGGTTTTAATCGGTGCCACAACCGAGAATCCTTCTTTCGAAGTCATATCTCCGCTTTTATCGCGCTGTCTTGTTTATCTTCTTAATCCGTTAAGCGCAGAAGATCTCAATTCATTGATCGATTCTGCTCTTAAATCGGATGATAAGTTGAAAACATTAAAAATTGAAATAGGAAAAGATGAGAGATCGCAATTAATGCTTCTTGGCGGCGGAGACGCGCGGATTGTATTGAACGGTTTAGAAACTTCGATCAGGTTGGTGAAACCGGAGCCGGATGGCAGACGTATATTAACAACACGGCATATAGAAGAGGCGTTTCAGCGGCGGAATTTAAAATACGATAAGAAGGGTGAAGAGCATTACAATATTATTTCCGCGTTCATCAAGAGCATGCGCGGATGCGATCCGGATGGCGCCGTATACTGGTTGGCAAGGATGCTTGAAAGCGGAGAAGATCCAAAATTTATTGCCCGGCGTATGATAGTGCTCGCCTCCGAAGATATCGGTAATGCCGATCCGCACGCATTGCCGCTTGCGACAAGTTGTTTTACGGCAGTGGATTATATCGGAATGCCCGAAGCGAGAATAATTTTGTCTCAAACCGCGATTTATCTCGCAAGCGCTATCAAGAGCAACGCGTCGTATCAGGCGATAGAGTCTGCGCTTGAAGATGTGAGAAAAGGTGTCCATGGAGATGTGCCGCTTCATTTAAGAAACGCCCCGACTGAATTGATGAAGAATCTCAATTACGGGAAGAATTACAAGTACGGTCATTCGTTCGAGAATCATTTTACCGAACAACAATATCTACCCGATGAATTGAAAGATAAAAAATATTACATTCCATCGGATGAAGGGGAAGAGAAGCAGATAAAAAAACGGCTTAACGAATTATGGAGTAAAAAACAACGATGA
- a CDS encoding septum formation initiator family protein, translating to MEEQYYRKEKPKFKSWLTKTLRKKSVLIGLLIGLPLLSFMLFSNKGVLQRISLESEKKAAQEKVNLIKIEQQKLLKESKALDNDPKAIERVAREKYGMIKPDETVYKVKRKQE from the coding sequence ATGGAAGAGCAATATTACAGAAAAGAAAAACCAAAGTTTAAATCGTGGCTCACCAAGACACTCAGGAAAAAAAGTGTTCTTATCGGGTTATTGATTGGTTTGCCGTTGTTATCGTTCATGCTGTTCAGTAATAAAGGAGTTTTACAACGAATCAGCTTGGAATCGGAAAAGAAAGCCGCGCAGGAGAAAGTCAATCTCATCAAGATCGAACAGCAAAAGTTACTGAAGGAATCGAAAGCGCTCGATAACGATCCGAAAGCGATCGAGCGTGTGGCACGCGAGAAATACGGAATGATTAAGCCGGACGAAACGGTTTATAAAGTCAAACGGAAGCAGGAATAA